The following are encoded together in the Ooceraea biroi isolate clonal line C1 chromosome 2, Obir_v5.4, whole genome shotgun sequence genome:
- the LOC113563641 gene encoding uncharacterized protein LOC113563641 isoform X2, whose amino-acid sequence MICIVEHFRIQRILLFAIGIWPYNQSKFVRFQYSVFLIVTNSFIIFQLTPFITSKCTSNFIIKILSNIFFCLFCVIHQISFWINIDVVKSLMECLQHACNDLKDENEIAIIKKYANSAEYITILVTLMAGCCAFIMTLMPIYPRILSTFLLVNISRPLYNMQFVTEYFIDKEKNFYLLLLHTYAFVYVAIIALVGGGMIVCAYLKHISGLFSIASYRIEQSMILNIYEKTDLRNKMIEKKLCLAVDVHRTAIECVSVTHLLETALLREKVEEFLLHLIFASAILVYYYLSNSCGEEIIQHYSNMFSTAYSIQWYTAPIRIQKFILFLLQRSCKMHFIKIGGLFITSLEGFASLCTASVSYFTVIYSVQK is encoded by the exons ATGATCTGTATAGTTGAACATTTTAGAATCCAACGAATTTTGCTATTCGCTATTGGCATATGGCCCTACaaccaatcaaaatttgtccgatttcaatattcagtgtTTTTGATTGTTACAAatagctttattatatttcag cTAACACCGTTTATAACTTCCAAATGTactagtaattttattataaaaattctgtctaacattttcttttgtctTTTCTGCGTAATTcatcaaatttctttttggATTAACATAGACGTT GTGAAATCTCTTATGGAGTGTCTCCAGCATGCCTGTAACGACTTAAAAGACGAAAACGAAATcgctataataaagaaatatgcaaACAGCGCGGAATATATCACAATTCTAGTTACAC TAATGGCGGGGTGCTGCGCATTTATTATGACTCTTATGCCAATTTATCCGCGGATTCTTAGCACCTTTCTACTCGTAAATATATCTCGACCACTTTACAATATGCAATTCGtaactgaatattttattgataaagaaaagaatttttacttACTTTTGCTACACACATATGCGTTCGTTTACGTTGCAATAATTGCGCTTGTGGGAGGAGGTATGATAGTATGTGCATACCTTAAACACATTTCCGGACTATTTAGCATTGCTAG ttaCCGTATAGAACAatcaatgatattaaatatttatgaaaaaactGATCTGAGGAACAAGATGATCGAGAAGAAGTTATGTCTTGCAGTGGATGTCCATCGCACAGCCATTGAGTGCGTTTCTGTTACACAT CTACTTGAAACTGCATTGCTCCGAGAAAAAGTAGAGGAATTTCTATTGCATCTTATATTTGCATCTGCTAtacttgtatattattatctgtCGAACTCTTGCGGTGAAGAAATTATACAGCACTACAGCAACATGTTTTCTACTGC aTACAGCATTCAGTGGTATACGGCTCCTATACGCATACAGAAATTCATATTGTTCCTGTTGCAAAGAAGCTGTAAGATGCACTTTATCAAAATAGGTGGACTGTTTATAACATCTTTAGAGGGCTTTGCTTCG tTGTGTACTGCATCGGTATCTTACtttactgttatatattctGTACAGAAGTGA
- the LOC113563641 gene encoding uncharacterized protein LOC113563641 isoform X1, translating into MICIVEHFRIQRILLFAIGIWPYNQSKFVRFQYSVFLIVTNSFIIFQLTPFITSKCTSNFIIKILSNIFFCLFCVIHQISFWINIDVVKSLMECLQHACNDLKDENEIAIIKKYANSAEYITILVTLMAGCCAFIMTLMPIYPRILSTFLLVNISRPLYNMQFVTEYFIDKEKNFYLLLLHTYAFVYVAIIALVGGGMIVCAYLKHISGLFSIASYRIEQSMILNIYEKTDLRNKMIEKKLCLAVDVHRTAIELSDLFTSTFNGTYFSLIVISVLCLCLSLYELLETALLREKVEEFLLHLIFASAILVYYYLSNSCGEEIIQHYSNMFSTAYSIQWYTAPIRIQKFILFLLQRSCKMHFIKIGGLFITSLEGFASLCTASVSYFTVIYSVQK; encoded by the exons ATGATCTGTATAGTTGAACATTTTAGAATCCAACGAATTTTGCTATTCGCTATTGGCATATGGCCCTACaaccaatcaaaatttgtccgatttcaatattcagtgtTTTTGATTGTTACAAatagctttattatatttcag cTAACACCGTTTATAACTTCCAAATGTactagtaattttattataaaaattctgtctaacattttcttttgtctTTTCTGCGTAATTcatcaaatttctttttggATTAACATAGACGTT GTGAAATCTCTTATGGAGTGTCTCCAGCATGCCTGTAACGACTTAAAAGACGAAAACGAAATcgctataataaagaaatatgcaaACAGCGCGGAATATATCACAATTCTAGTTACAC TAATGGCGGGGTGCTGCGCATTTATTATGACTCTTATGCCAATTTATCCGCGGATTCTTAGCACCTTTCTACTCGTAAATATATCTCGACCACTTTACAATATGCAATTCGtaactgaatattttattgataaagaaaagaatttttacttACTTTTGCTACACACATATGCGTTCGTTTACGTTGCAATAATTGCGCTTGTGGGAGGAGGTATGATAGTATGTGCATACCTTAAACACATTTCCGGACTATTTAGCATTGCTAG ttaCCGTATAGAACAatcaatgatattaaatatttatgaaaaaactGATCTGAGGAACAAGATGATCGAGAAGAAGTTATGTCTTGCAGTGGATGTCCATCGCACAGCCATTGA GTTGTCTGACCTATTTACGTCTACTTTTAATGGAACATACTTTAGTCTAATTGTGATAAGCGTACTTTGTTTATGCCTTAGTCTATATGAA CTACTTGAAACTGCATTGCTCCGAGAAAAAGTAGAGGAATTTCTATTGCATCTTATATTTGCATCTGCTAtacttgtatattattatctgtCGAACTCTTGCGGTGAAGAAATTATACAGCACTACAGCAACATGTTTTCTACTGC aTACAGCATTCAGTGGTATACGGCTCCTATACGCATACAGAAATTCATATTGTTCCTGTTGCAAAGAAGCTGTAAGATGCACTTTATCAAAATAGGTGGACTGTTTATAACATCTTTAGAGGGCTTTGCTTCG tTGTGTACTGCATCGGTATCTTACtttactgttatatattctGTACAGAAGTGA
- the LOC113563642 gene encoding uncharacterized protein LOC113563642 has product MENMKRLSSEYRDRALPPLDLAIWNIEYAVRNPNGSASPVRSQNWMEKNLIDIYAILVLSLVVTLAAVVFVMKILYNYLYKSIASKLCKDKQM; this is encoded by the coding sequence ATGGAAAATATGAAACGATTGTCCAGTGAATATCGAGATCGTGCATTGCCACCATTAGATCTAGCGATATGGAACATTGAATACGCTGTTCGTAATCCAAATGGTTCAGCATCGCCGGTCAGATCTCAGAATTGGATGGAGAAGAACTTGATTGATATCTATGCGATTCTAGTCCTTAGTTTGGTCGTAACATTGGCAGCTGTAGTCTTTGTAATGAAGATActgtacaattatttatataagagTATTGCATCTAAATTATGTAAAGACAAACAAATGTAA